The Carassius carassius chromosome 2, fCarCar2.1, whole genome shotgun sequence genome has a segment encoding these proteins:
- the LOC132107151 gene encoding repressor of RNA polymerase III transcription MAF1 homolog isoform X2: MKLLENSRFEALSSQLCVETGDSHILGRIESYSCKMAGDDKHMFKQFCQEGEPHVLETLSPPQSSSAPSPNLLGKSGEDGENPLSDKCCRKTLFYLITTLNESFRPDYDFSAARAHEFSREPSVNWVVESVNSSLYSAVGEQFNSLGPELWNVIDHEINLQSCDIYSYNPDLDSDPFGEEGSLWSFNYFFYNKKLKRIVFFTCRSVSVLSSYGRSGLNNELDMELDDEEEVDNFMEDRFPRALCV; the protein is encoded by the exons ATGAAGCTTTTAGAGAATTCCCGTTTTGAGGCATTGAGCTCCCAGCTGTGTGTTGAAACTGGAGACTCCCACATCCTAGGCAG GATTGAGAGCTACTCATGCAAGATGGCTGGTGATGACAAGCACATGTTTAAGCAGTTCTGTCAGGAAGGGGAGCCACATGTTCTGGAAACGCTGTCACCCCCTCAGTCCAGCAGTGCTCCGAGCCCTAACCT CTTGGGGAAGAGTGGGGAGGACGGAGAGAACCCACTAAGTGATAAGTGTTGCAGGAAGACCTTGTTCTACCTTATCACCACCCTGAACGAGTCGTTCCGGCCCGATTATGATTTTAGTGCTGCCCGTGCCCATGAGTTCAGCCGAGAGCCCAGTGTTAACTGG GTGGTTGAGTCTGTTAATAGCAGCCTTTATTCTGCTGTGGGGGAGCAGTTTAACTCCTTAGGCCCAGAACTGTGGAATGTCATTGATCATGAGATAAACCTGCAGAGCTGTGACATCTATAG CTACAACCCAGACCTTGACTCTGACCCGTTCGGTGAGGAAGGCAGCCTGTGGTCCTTCAATTACTTCTTTTACAACAAGAAGCTTAAACGCATTGTATTCTTCACTTGCCGCTCAGTCAG TGTTCTCAGTAGTTATGGTCGCAGTGGTCTTAACAATGAGTTGGACATGGAGCTGGATGATGAAGAGGAAGTGGACAACTTCATGGAAGACAG GTTCCCCCGAGCTCTGTGCGTCTAA
- the LOC132107151 gene encoding repressor of RNA polymerase III transcription MAF1 homolog isoform X1 produces MKLLENSRFEALSSQLCVETGDSHILGSRIESYSCKMAGDDKHMFKQFCQEGEPHVLETLSPPQSSSAPSPNLLGKSGEDGENPLSDKCCRKTLFYLITTLNESFRPDYDFSAARAHEFSREPSVNWVVESVNSSLYSAVGEQFNSLGPELWNVIDHEINLQSCDIYSYNPDLDSDPFGEEGSLWSFNYFFYNKKLKRIVFFTCRSVSVLSSYGRSGLNNELDMELDDEEEVDNFMEDRFPRALCV; encoded by the exons ATGAAGCTTTTAGAGAATTCCCGTTTTGAGGCATTGAGCTCCCAGCTGTGTGTTGAAACTGGAGACTCCCACATCCTAGGCAG TAGGATTGAGAGCTACTCATGCAAGATGGCTGGTGATGACAAGCACATGTTTAAGCAGTTCTGTCAGGAAGGGGAGCCACATGTTCTGGAAACGCTGTCACCCCCTCAGTCCAGCAGTGCTCCGAGCCCTAACCT CTTGGGGAAGAGTGGGGAGGACGGAGAGAACCCACTAAGTGATAAGTGTTGCAGGAAGACCTTGTTCTACCTTATCACCACCCTGAACGAGTCGTTCCGGCCCGATTATGATTTTAGTGCTGCCCGTGCCCATGAGTTCAGCCGAGAGCCCAGTGTTAACTGG GTGGTTGAGTCTGTTAATAGCAGCCTTTATTCTGCTGTGGGGGAGCAGTTTAACTCCTTAGGCCCAGAACTGTGGAATGTCATTGATCATGAGATAAACCTGCAGAGCTGTGACATCTATAG CTACAACCCAGACCTTGACTCTGACCCGTTCGGTGAGGAAGGCAGCCTGTGGTCCTTCAATTACTTCTTTTACAACAAGAAGCTTAAACGCATTGTATTCTTCACTTGCCGCTCAGTCAG TGTTCTCAGTAGTTATGGTCGCAGTGGTCTTAACAATGAGTTGGACATGGAGCTGGATGATGAAGAGGAAGTGGACAACTTCATGGAAGACAG GTTCCCCCGAGCTCTGTGCGTCTAA